TCGACGCCGTTGGGCAGCAGCCGGTGGCGGCTGGGCGCCGCCTCGCCCGTGCGCGCCAGGTGGGCGCTGCGGCCGCGGGCCGAGTTGTGGAGCACCAGCTCCGTGCCGGCCGCCAGCAGACGGTCGAGGAGGCTGTCGCGCGGTCCCGCCTGAAAGCCCATGTCGCGGTAGGTGGCGATGAGCGGCGGCTGCCCGGCCAGGAGCGCAGCGAGGCGTCCGACATGGTTCGCGCGGAGCAGCCAGGTCTGCACGATGTCCGGCCGCTCCCGCCGGAGCAGGCGGACGAGGGCCAGGAGCTGACCGATCGCGCCGCCGCAGTGCCGGCGATCCAGCTCGCTCACGGCGCAGCCGGCGGCCAGGAAGGCCGGCCGCAGGGTGCCGCCGGCCTTCAGGCTCACCACGCGGCAGTCGAAGCGCTCGGCGGGCAGGCCGCGACAGAGCGCGAGGAGCTGCGTCTCGGCGCCTCCGGTATCGAGCTGCGTGATGACATGGACGATGCGGACGCGCACCCTCGAAGCCCCCCGCCGCCGCGGCGGGCGGGCCGCGGTCCGCCCCAGTGTAATGGGCGGGCGCGGTCCGGCAACCGAAAAGGCGGGCCCTAGTCCTGCGCTGCGGGCCGGGCGCGGCGGTCCAGGGTGTAGAAGCTGTCCACGACGAGCGTGGCGGCGGCCTCGACGTCCATCATCGCCATGTTGACGATGAGGTCGTAGTGGTCCAGCTCCTGGCCGCCGGCGAGGAAGTGGGTGCGCAAGAAGTCGCGCCGCTGCAGGTCGAGCTGGCGCAGCTCGCGCGCGGCTTCCGCCGTCGCCAGGTCACGAGCCCGGCAGAGGGTGGCCAGGCGGCGGCCGAAGGGGGCGGTGATCAGCACGCGCAGGCCGGCCTCGGGCGGCAGGATGAAGTTCGCGCCGCGGCCGAGGATCACCGCATTGCCGTGCAGGGCGAGGGTCATCAGCACGCGTTTCAGGTGGCGCAGGTAGGCCTGGTTGCCGAGCGAGCCGGAGTCGAGGGTCGTCTGGATGAGGTCATCCAGGGTGGAGCGGCAGCGCTCGTCCAGGCTCTCGACGAACTTGCCCAGCACCTGGGCATCGCGGGCGATGTGGTCGACGATCGCCCGGTCGAAGAGCTCCCAGCCCAGCTTCTCCGCCGCGCGGGCGGCCACCTCGTCGCCCTGGCTGAAGGGGAGCCGGCTGATGCTCAGATAGGGGCCGATCGGGGAGAGCGCGGCGCCGTCCGCCTCGCGGGCGCGGCGGGCCGTCACCTCCCGGCGGGTCTCCCAGATCAACAGGTGCTTGCCGACGATCTTGTCCAGGCTCGGACTGCGGTAGCTCTTCATCGTCTCGCCTCCCTTCCGCCACGCAGTCTAGCCGCATTGCGCGGTCTGGCAAGCCCGGGCTTCGCTCTTCCCTCGCCGGGGCGGCCCGGTTAGGATGGGCCGGTCCCCTGCGGTGGAGGTCGCGCGCGTGCCCAAGGAGTCCCTGCCCAGCGCCTTCAGCTTCAGCGGCTTCGACCGGCTGATGCCTTTCCGCATCCGGGACATCCTCCTGGTGTCCAGTCTCTACGACTCCTTCGTGATCGAGCAGGACGGGCGGCTCACGGAGCTGCTGCTCAGCGAGTACGCCCAGCTCAACCTGAGCTATGCGCCGATGGTGACGCGCGTCTCCTCCGGCGAGGAGGCGCTCGCGCGGCTGCAGGAGCAGCGCTTCGATCTCATCATCACGATGAGCCACCTCGGCGACATGGAGGTGCGCGAGTTCGGCCGCCGGGCGAAGCGGCAGCGGCCGGACATGCCGGTCGTGCTGCTCGTCTACAACACGCGGGAGCTGACGCTGCTCGCCGAGCAGGAGCTGAAGCCGGACATCGACCGCGTCTTCGCCTGGCGCGGCGACGCGCGCATCCTGCTCGCGATCGTCAAGTGCATCGAGGACTCGGTCAACGTGGCGGCGGATGCCTACGAGGGGCAGGTGCGCTGCCTGCTCCTCGTCGAGAACTCGGTGCGCTTCTACTCGTCCTATCTGCCCATGCTCTACACGGAGCTGATGCGGCAGACCCAGGCGCTGATGGCCGAGGGCATCGACGTCATGGACAAGCTGCTGCGCATGCGCGCGCGGCCGAAGATCCTGCTCGCCGAGACCTACGAGGAGGCCGAGCGTCTCTACGAGGACTACGCCGACTACCTGCTCTGCCTGATCACGGATGCCAGCTTCGATCGCGGGGGGCAGCGCGATCCGCGCGCGGGCGTCGAGCTGATCCGCGCCGTGCGCCGCGGCGATCCGGACCTGCCGGTGCTGCTGCAGTCCTCCGACGAGAGCCGCGCCCAGGAGGCGCACGCGCTCGGCGTGAGCTTCCTGCACAAGGACTCGCCGACCCTGCTTGCCGATCTCAGCGGCTTCATGAAGGCGAACCTCGGCTTCGGCGACTTTCTCTTCACGCTGCCGAGCGGCGCCGTCGTCGGGCGGGCCAGTGACCTGACCGCGATGGCCCGCCTGCTCAAGGAAGTGCCGGGCGAGGCCATCCGCTATCACGCGCGGCGCAACCACTTCAGCAACTGGTTCATGGCGCGCACGGAGTTCGAGCTGGCGCTGCGCCTGCGGCCGGTGCGGGCGGGCGAATTCTCCGACGACGAGGCGCTGCGCGCCTACCTGCGCGAGAACCTGGCCGAGTACCGCAAGCTCAGCCGGCGCGGGCGCGTGGCGGATTTCTCGCGCCAGCATTTCGACGCGAGCAGCAGCTTCGCGCGCATTGGCAGCGGCTCGCTGGGCGGCAAGGGCCGCGGTCTCGCCTTCCTCGACGCCTTGCTCTCGCGCTACGACTTCCGCGAGCGCTTCCCGAAGGTGCGCATCACCGTGCCCGAGTGCGCCGTGCTGGCGACGGGCGTCTTCGACCAGTTCATGGAGGAGAACGACCTGCTCGGCCGCGCGCTGGCCGCGCGCGATGACGCCGAGATCGCCGCCGCCTTCGTCGCCGCGCGCCTGCCGGAGTCCGTGCGCGACGACCTGACGGCCTTCCTCGCCGAGGTGCGCTACCCGCTCGCCGTGCGCTCCTCGAGCCTGCTCGAGGACAGCCAGCACCAGCCCTTCGCGGGCGTCTACACCAGCCACATGCTGGCCAACTGCCATCCCGACGACGAGCAGCGCCTGGAGCAGCTCTGCCATGCGATCAAGCTCGTCTACGCCTCGACTTACTACCAGACGGCCAAGGCCTATCTGCGCGGCACACCCAATCGCATCGAAGAGGAGAAGATGGCCGTGCTGGTGCAGCGGATGGTGGGCGAGCGCCACGGCGAACGCTTCTACCCGTCGATTGCGGGTGTCGCCCAGTCCTACAACTTCTACCCGCTCTTCGAGG
This DNA window, taken from bacterium, encodes the following:
- a CDS encoding glycosyltransferase; its protein translation is MRVRIVHVITQLDTGGAETQLLALCRGLPAERFDCRVVSLKAGGTLRPAFLAAGCAVSELDRRHCGGAIGQLLALVRLLRRERPDIVQTWLLRANHVGRLAALLAGQPPLIATYRDMGFQAGPRDSLLDRLLAAGTELVLHNSARGRSAHLARTGEAAPSRHRLLPNGVDTERFRPDPEARRRLRGELGIPPEAPVVLMVARLHPVKDP
- a CDS encoding histidine kinase encodes the protein MPKESLPSAFSFSGFDRLMPFRIRDILLVSSLYDSFVIEQDGRLTELLLSEYAQLNLSYAPMVTRVSSGEEALARLQEQRFDLIITMSHLGDMEVREFGRRAKRQRPDMPVVLLVYNTRELTLLAEQELKPDIDRVFAWRGDARILLAIVKCIEDSVNVAADAYEGQVRCLLLVENSVRFYSSYLPMLYTELMRQTQALMAEGIDVMDKLLRMRARPKILLAETYEEAERLYEDYADYLLCLITDASFDRGGQRDPRAGVELIRAVRRGDPDLPVLLQSSDESRAQEAHALGVSFLHKDSPTLLADLSGFMKANLGFGDFLFTLPSGAVVGRASDLTAMARLLKEVPGEAIRYHARRNHFSNWFMARTEFELALRLRPVRAGEFSDDEALRAYLRENLAEYRKLSRRGRVADFSRQHFDASSSFARIGSGSLGGKGRGLAFLDALLSRYDFRERFPKVRITVPECAVLATGVFDQFMEENDLLGRALAARDDAEIAAAFVAARLPESVRDDLTAFLAEVRYPLAVRSSSLLEDSQHQPFAGVYTSHMLANCHPDDEQRLEQLCHAIKLVYASTYYQTAKAYLRGTPNRIEEEKMAVLVQRMVGERHGERFYPSIAGVAQSYNFYPLFEAKPEEGSASVVLGLGKGVVEGERSLWFSPAHPQRLPQFGSTRDMLRSSQRQFWALDLSRCEVFASTDGNAGLLRHDLEDAEADGTLAPVASTYMPDNDAVYDGIARRGVRLVTMAGVLKTDYFPLPGLLRELLALGNRGLAAPIELEFAAQPATGPGETSEFAVLQIRPLVVGREAIDLDRRPIDEARVLVRSDAALGNGAIEDLVDLVFVHPARFDRGRTPDVALELRNLNERLAAEGRSYLLLGPGRWGSRDRWLGIPVAWSDISAARVIVETAMADIAVEPSQGSHFFHNLTSFEVGYFTAHEDRAGAKVDWDWLLAQPVLAETEFLRHLRLPAPLAVYLDGRHGRGVVLR
- a CDS encoding cytidylate kinase-like family protein — translated: MKSYRSPSLDKIVGKHLLIWETRREVTARRAREADGAALSPIGPYLSISRLPFSQGDEVAARAAEKLGWELFDRAIVDHIARDAQVLGKFVESLDERCRSTLDDLIQTTLDSGSLGNQAYLRHLKRVLMTLALHGNAVILGRGANFILPPEAGLRVLITAPFGRRLATLCRARDLATAEAARELRQLDLQRRDFLRTHFLAGGQELDHYDLIVNMAMMDVEAAATLVVDSFYTLDRRARPAAQD